GCGACCAAATGCATCTGCCAGCAGACCAGCAATCGGCACCATCACGCCGAAACCAATCACTGCCATCATTAGCATCCACAGCACTTCGTTGCGCGGCAGACCGAGGCCAATCGGCGCGGCGGCGGTGCTGAAGGTCATGGAGTAGACGGTCATAATGTAAAACAGCGTATAGGTCGCCAGCATGATGAATGTGCCGAGAACGGTCACGCGGACGTGCTTCGTCAGCAGAGTGCCTAACGGGATTTTCACCTGTTTCTTGGCGGCGGCGACTTTAGCGAACACCGGCGACTCGTGCAGCGAAACGCGGACATACAGGCCGATGATCACCAGCACGGCGGAGAAGATAAACGGCATACGCCAGCCCCATTCCATAAACTGCTGGTCGGTCAGCAGCCAGGAGAGCAGCAGGAAGGTGCCGTTAGCGAAGAAGAAGCCGATGGGCGCACCCAGTTGCGGGAAAGAGCCGTACAGCGCGCGCTTGCGCGGTGGGGCGTTTTCCGTAGCCAGCAGCGCCGCGCCGCCCCACTCACCGCCAAGGCCGAGGCCCTGACCGAAGCGCGCCAGCGCCAGCAGTACCGGGGCCATAATGCCAATGGTTTCATAGCCCGGCAGCAGGCCGATAACCACGGTAGAGATCCCCATCGTTAGCAGCGAGGCCACCAGCGTCGCTTTACGGCCTACGCGGTCGCCAAAGTGACCAAATACCGCGGAACCAATAGGACGGGCAATAAAGGCGATCGCGAAGGTCGCCAGCGATTGTAGCGTCGCGGCAGCGGGGTCGCCCTGCGGGAAGAAAATGTGCGGAAATACAATAACCGCCGCGGTGGCATAAATATAGAAGTCGAAGAACTCAATGGCGGTACCGATGAGTGAGGCGACGACGACTTTATTGCGTGAGTTAACCGGTACGGTTTCCTGCGCGTTGTCGAGTGTTGTGGCTGTGGCTTGCATAGATCTTTCTTATTTTTTGCGAACGAAAGGCCATATAGCCACAGCCTTGGGGACATTTCAATCTGTAACAAGTCGCGAGATAGCCTAAAAAAGAGGCAAAAAGTGAATAATTTCTGCACCAGAAGAATAAGTTCTATGAAATGTTTCACATAATTAAAATAATGGTTGATAAAACCAGATTTAGGTTAAATAAAAGTTACATGTTGGATTTATCTGCTGAAATGATGGGTTGGGCTGAATTTTGCGACTTAATTCAGCCCAATGATTGCTCAATCGTGGGTTTTACCCGGCATTCGGCGGTCATCTTTATACTCGGCGGTGGCAATCCATGCGGCGCAGAAAAGCGTCAACCGGGCGAAGAAATAGAAGAAGGCCATTATCCCCAGTACCGAGCCAAACGCCGCGCCGGAAGGGGATTTCACTAGCGCAGGTAGCGTCCAGGTCATGATGATTTTGATTATCTCAAAGCCAATAGCCGCAATCAGGGTACCGCGAATCAGGGCCTTGCGGCGGGGACGATGGCGCGGGAGCCGCCAAAATATCCAGAAAAATAATAGATAGTTGGCGAAAATGGATATCGCCAGGCCAATCAGCCGCCATGCTGGTTTCAGCCACTCAATGCTATCGAGATAGAGCGCCGAAATAATCATTTGCTGGGCCGAGCCTGCGACTGAGGTGATTGATAAGGTAATCACCAGCGCAACCAGCAGGCCTACTAGCGAGATAAGATCGCGGAAGTATTTTACCCAAATCTTCTCCTGATCTTGTGGTGTGCGTTCCCAGACGTCGCGCGACTGGGCGCGAATCGCTTCGCGCAGGTTGCCCATCCAGTTAATCCCGGAGTAGAGCGCCACCAGCAGGCCGACGATACCGACGGTGGTACGCTGCTGCACGGCGGTGCTGATGGTATTTTTCAGCGTTGCCGCCAGCATCGGGTCGCTAACGTTGAGCAGGATTTTATCGAAAATATCCTGTAGCAGCGTGGGGTGCGAGGCCAGAACAAAACCAGCGGCTGCGAAAGAGACCATCAGAATGGGGATCATCGATAAAAACGAGAAGTAGGTGATTGCCGCGCCAAACTGATTGCCAAGCCGGTCGTTGAAGCGTTCAGCTGCGCGGATCAGATGCGCAATAATGGGGTTGCGCTGAACTTTTTCTGCTGTCCCGGTGACGCTTTTCAGCGCCTGATTGGCTTTTTTGGCGACGCTGGAGTCGTTGATCGCAGCGAGGGTGCTTTTGTTTTTTTCCGGCTGTTGGCCCAGATCCTGGGTCGGGCGTTGAGCGTCGTTTTCCGGCGTCATAAGTTATTTCATCCTTCATCTTTACAGCGGTATTCATCAAAATTATATACGTAAAATCGCTGATGAGGCGTTGAAGGGGCAACGGGGCATGAATCATTCGGATTAATCAACATAGTTTTTCATCAGTCCGCCCAGCCACTCCATAAACAGATGCACCCGGCGTGAAAGATGACGCCGGTGCGGGTAGAGCAACGAAACTGGCAGCGGTTCGGCGCGATAGTGGGGCAGAATTTCAATCAGCTCACCGGTGCGCAGCATCTCGCGAACGCCGGTACGTGGCACCTGAATAATCCCCAGTCCTGCCAGACACGATGCCTGATAAGTCTCGGTACTATTGACGGTGAGCACGCCGCCAGTTTTGACCCAGCGAACCACGCCGTCGCTGACCACTTCAAACCCCAGCGGGCGAACTCCCAGGTTGCTGGCGTAGTGGATCAACGCATGATCGGCCAGATCGTCGAGCGATTGCGGGTAGCCGAATCGCGTCAGATACTGCGGGCTGGCGCAGTTGATTTGCGTTAATTTCCCCAGCGGACGAGCGATGAGACCGGAGTCTTTCAGCGTGCCGACGCGCACCACACAGTCAAATCCTTCACGAACCACATCAACCAGCCGATCGCTGCTGCTCAGTTCCAGTTCGATACCGGGGTACTGTTGCAAAAATCCCGGTAGTTGCGGAATGACCAGCCTTTTAGCCAGACTTACCGGCATATCTACCCGCAGGCGTCCGCTGATGCTGGAGGGGTCAAGCTGGAACATGCCGTCCAGTTCGTCGAGGTTGCTAAGCAGATCCCTTGCGCGTTCGTAATAGACCATACCGTCCTGAGTGAGCTGCACCCGGCGGGTCGTGCGGTGCAGCAGGCGAGTGCCAAGGTGGCTCTCCAGCGCCTGAATCTGACGCGATACGCTACCTTTAGGCAGGCCGAGGGTATCGGCGGCGCGAGAAAAACTCTCCAGTTCAGCTACCCGAATAAACAACTGCATTGCGTGAATTTTATCCATCCCGGAAGCCTATTGTTGTTTATATTGAAACAGTAAAACGTAATCTAGCGTATTTATTGTATTTATTGCATCTAATAAGCTCTTCAGCCATACAAACACAATGGTGAAGGGGTTTTCTGATGACACAACGTATTGCTTTAGTGACCGGCGGCAGCCGTGGATTGGGAAAAAATGCCGCGCTGAAGCTGGCAGCGAAGGGAACCGATATTATTCTGACTTACCACAGCAACTCGCAGGCGGCGCTGGAAGTTGTCGCAGAAATTGAGCGAACAGGCGTGAAAGCTGCGGCATTACCTTTAAACGTCGGTGATGTTAGCAGTTTTGAAAGCTTTGCTCAGAAGGTGGCGGAATTACTTCAGCAGCGCTGGCAGCGCGACACCTTCGACTATTTATTGAACAATGCCGGTATCGGTCTGAACGTTGCTTTTGCGCAGACCAGCGAAGCCCAGTTTGATGAGCTGATGAACATCCAGTTTAAGGGACCGTTTTTCCTCACCCAGCGCCTGCTGCCGTTATTGCAGGATGGGGGGCGTATTCTTAATGTTTCCAGTGGGCTGGCGCGTTTTGCTCTGCCAGGCTATGCGGCTTATGCCTCAATGAAGGGGGCGATGGAAGTGCTGACACGCTATCAGGCAAAAGAACTCGGAGCGCGGGGAATATCGGTCAATATCATCGCTCCAGGCGCGATTGAAACCGATTTTGGCGGCGGCGTGGTGCGGGATAATGCGCAGGTCAACCAGCATATCGCCGCGCAAACGGCGCTGGGAAGAGTCGGTCTGCCGGATGATATCGGCGATGCCATTGCCGCGTTGCTGAGTGACGATCTTCACTGGATGAACGCCCAGCGGGTGGAAGTCTCCGGCGGTATGCTCTTATAATCAGTCTGCCCTCCAGCGCGCTGGGGGGCGGCATTTGATGCGCTTTCTTATTCCGTAACATTCTTTCCGCACTTTGCCATCGCTCGCATTGTCGGGTTGGTTTAGAATCCATGAATTAATATTACTAATATATCACTTCACCCATCTAATTAAGGATTTCCTTAATTTAAATGTAATAAATATTGTGAATGCGTAATGGTGACGATAAGGCATGTAACCATTCATTGTTATGATATTTCATTAATCCCCTCCATCGGTAAAATGCCCCAGGCCAAACAGCGAGTTCTTATTTTATCTTGCTGATATTACCCTTCCCCCCCTCATTTTATCGGGCGTTTTTTCGATGGAGATAAATCCATGCAGGTAATCATGTTTGACAGGCAGTCGATATTTATTCATGGAATGAAAATTGGCCTTCAGCAACACATTCCTGAAATTGATATTTTTGGTACCTGTCAGGCAGAGCAACTCTGGCAGAAGCTGACGGCGCATCCGGAAGCTCTGCTGATTCTGGATGGCGATATGCACAGTGAATTTTGCTGCTGGTTGTTACAGGAAAAACAGCTACGCTTTCCGCAAACTCAGGTGCTGCTGATTGTTTCTGATGATAGCAAGAGCTGGCTGCAGCGCGTGCTCTCCTACAATGTGCGCGCGATTGTTCAGCGCGAAGAGAGTCTGCAAACTTTTGCCCAGGCGATTAACAGCATCCTGCTTGGGCTGCTTTGTTTGCCTGGTGATTGGTTAATGACCGCAGAAACCCGGGATAATAAATTGGTTCATTTGAGCCATCGTCAGCGTGAGATTCTCCAGTTGCTGGCTGCGGGAGATTCGAATAAAGAGATTAGCCGGGCTTTAAATATTAGCGCCGGTACAGTAAAGGCTCATCTTGAGTCGTTGTATCGCCGACTGGATGTGAAAAATCGTACTCAGGCGGCGATGGTGTTTAATGGCGTCAGCGAAACTTAATCTACTGCAACGGAAAATCTTACACACTCTTCTTGTCGTTGCTGATGGCCGCTGCGGATATTTCTCCACACGGCCAGCGCTTGTGCAAATCGCTGCTGGTTGAGGTGAGTCAAAATAGTATTGAGTGTGGGAGACGACGGGCCACAGCTAAAGGCTAAAGAGACCAGCGCATCGTATTGTGATTGATTGAGCTGAATTTTGAGGTTCCGCTGGAGTTCCCGTTGGCATTGCAGGAGATCCACGATAAGTAAAGTATCCGCGACCTCCCGCGTAAAGTGACTGAAGATTTCATAGTCATTGAGAACATGGCCGTAGCCAATCACGCGCAGGCCGTTCTCATCCCAATAGGGGTCGAGCGCTAATCCTTGAACTTGTTTAATAAAGTTCAGACCCTGCGGGCTTAGCAACGGTTTCAGTGGGGACATTTGGGCTTCCTCTGTTTCTGGCCTGCAGTGTAGAGGAAAAGTTGATCACTCCCTATTCGCCAGATGGCCCAGGCTGGTTGTAATCGTGACGCAGCAGGCCAAATAGCCAGTCATTATGCCAACGACCGTTGAGCCAATAACATTCGCGTAGCTCGCCTTCCTGCCGAAATCCAACCTTCTGTAGCAAGCTTTTTGACGCCTGATTGCCCGCGGTGACGGTTGCGGTGAGCCGCCTGATGCCGCCTGCGGAGAAGGCGTAATCGCACAGCGCGCGCAGGGATTCATAGCCGTAACCTTTGCCCTGCGCCTGGGGAGCAAACAGAAAGCCTACTTCGGCGCTATCGTTTGTGTGGTGATGGTATCCGGTGAAGCCAAGGGGCGAGTGAGTCTGTCGATCGCGTACCACCAGGCACAGCCAGTGGGCAGCGCCGGGCGACCATACAGGCAGGCGTGAATCAAAAATCTCGCGAATTTCAGCCACTGAACGAGCATCGGAGACGTAAAGCATCACCTGAGCGTCTTGTTGCAGAGAGAGAAAAAGCGGCCAGTCATCGAGCTGCAGCGGTGAGCAGCGCAGGCGTGGAGTAAGGAGTTCAGGCATGATAAGGCTTCCGGCGAAAGTCGATGTCAAGAACATAGCAGGACATCGACTCCGGGAATAGTGACCGGCTACGAAGGTTCGCCGTACAGACCGATTAACCGCCGCACCACGCCGTTGGTCCAGCCGAAGCCATCCTGGAGCGGATATTCCCCGCCGCCGCCCTCATGCGGCGTGGCGCTGGCAATATGGTACTTTTCAATCAGCTTATGGTGCCGTTTGTAGTAATGGTTCACCGTTTGCAGCCAGCTTTGGGCAATCTCGTCACCCAGCGGGTCCTGACCGTACATTTTAAAACCCTGCACCGCCATCCACTGAAGCGGCGCCCAGCCGTTGGGTTTATCCCACTGCTCGCCGCTTTCATACTCGGTCGCCATGATGCCGCCGGGAGTCAGCAGGCGTGCGCGTACCGCATCGGCGAGCTGGTCAGCTTGTTCATGGGTCGCCATGCCGACGTACAGCGCAACGATGCTGGCGGCAGAGAAGAGCGCCAACTGCTCGCGACGCCAGTCGTAATCGCGAAAGCAGCCGCTCTCGTCGTCCCATAGGTAGCGGGTGACTGCCGCCCGGCGGTCATTGGCCTTCTGGCGAAAAGCTGCTTCCGTCTCGCGATCGCCCTTCAGGCCAGAAAGATTGGCGATGGTGTTTTCCAGCTTGAACAGCAAGGCGTTCAAATCAATGGGGATAAACTGAGTGGTGCGGATGCTCGCCAGTCGGGTAACATCGCGCAGCCAGCGGCTGGAGTAATCCCAGCCGGATTCCGCCCCGGCCCGCAGGTCGCGGTAAACCTCGTTCGGCGGTCGCCCGGAGCGTTTTGCTGTTTCCACATCTTCACGCCAGGATTCGTCGCGCGGCGTATCGCGATCGTCCCAGTAGCGGTTCAGCAGCGAGCCGTCCGGCATGCGCACCACGTGGCGATAGGCCTGGTTAGGTATCAGCGATTCCGCGCCGTCCATCCAGAAGCGATATTCCATTTGCAGATGGTCAAGATAACGTTTTGCGCCGCGCACGCCATCCTCCTCGAACAGTTCGACCATCAGCGCGAAGACCGGCGGCTGCGAGCGGCTGAGATAGTAGGTGCGGTTGCCGTTAGGGATATGGCCATACATTTCAATCATCCACGCGAAGTTGTCGGCCATGCATTTCAGCAAATCTTCCCGGCCGCTTTCCGCCAGCCCCAACATGGTGAAGTAGGAGTCCCAGTAATAGGTTTCGCTGAAACGCCCGCCGGGTACGATGTAGGACTGGGGTAACGCCAGCAGTGATGACCAGGGAATATGATCCTGCGGTTCGCGGGTGAGGATCGGCCACAGATTATCGATATGCTCTTTAAGCGATCGCTTGGGATCGGAGACATAATCCTCGGCGCGGTCGTCCGGCAGCCAGAAGTGTTCTTCAACGAACTGGCGTAAATCAAAGTCGGGCGTGCGTCTCACGCGACGATAGTGGATCAAGATATCCAGCGGATCCTGCTTCGGCGCGCAGTCAGGGAAGGTTTTGCTATCGATGAAAATACGTGATTTTTGCACGTGGGCGAACAGTTCCAGATAGCGGTCCGCCGGGGTCAGGGCGTCCGAGGCGGGCAGCCCTTCGATGATCTCCGGTTCAGGTTCGGCGTCGAACATTTCATCCAGTTTTAACTCATACGGATCGGCTTCGTAGCACAGATCGTTTTCGATCCTCAACTCGTCGTCATCAACGTTGCGTAATTTCTGGCTGAACATAGTTATGCGGGCCTCCGGATTGCGTCTGTAGAGGATGCCGGGCGCGCCCGACCTATCTATTAAGCGTAGACATTCGCAGCGGGATGCGGGAGGTAAAGTGTGCGGTAGATCACGATTTTCGCTGAGCAGTGGCAACCAGCTATAACTTTAATTATCTGATTTTATGCATTAAAAATATTTAATCGCTCCGATTTCACGAGAGAAATTCGGAGCAATCGTTTTGCAACAAAATCTAAATTCTTTTTGCCTGGAACAGCGAAAGATTATTCCCACGCGGCTTCCAGCATCTCCAGCAGCTGTTCGCTGGTCAGCATCACCGGGTTAGCCTTCATCGATGATGAGCTGCTGGCGGCGAGCGCCGCAGGCTCCAGGGCGTCGCGCGGTACGCCGAGATCGTGCAGATTGCCCAGACCCGCGCGCTGGCTCCACTCTCGCAGGCTCTCCCAGGCGTTGCTCGGCTCAACATCCAGCCCGGCGGCCAGCCATTGCCGCACCTCAGCAAAGCGTTGTTTGATTTTCTCATCGCTAATCTGCGCTTCATTCAGCGCCAGGCCGAAGGGTAGCAGGCTGCCGCAAAGCGCGCCGTGGGCGGCATTGCTTAGGCCGCCCAGCGGACCAGCCAGGCCGTGGATCACGCCGAGTCCGGCATTGGCCAGCGCCAGACCGCCGCACAGGCTGACCCACGCCATCTCGTCGCGGCTATCCGGGCACTCTTTTTCCATTAGCGTTTTGAGGGCCTTAATGCCGCGCGGGATCGTCTCCCGGCACAGCGCATCGGTAAAGGGATTGGTACGGGTGCAGAGGTATGGCTCGATCACCTGGGTGATGGCGTCGAGGCCGGAAGCTAACGTCACTGCTCGCGGTGCGTTGTCAGTGAGCGATGGGTCAACAATCGCCAGGTCCGGCAGCATACGATCGTCGCGCAGGCTCACTTTACGCTGCTGTTCGGGGACGTTAATCACCGCATTTTTCGTCACCTCCGCTCCTGTGCCAGCGGTTGTGGGGATAGCGACGAACGGTAGCGGGTTAGCCTCTAACACGCGCCCGGTACCAACCACCTCCAGATACTCGAGAGCCGCTCCCTGAGCCGGAACCAGCGCCGCAATCGCTTTGCCTGCGTCAATCACCGCGCCGCCACCGAGACTGACCACCGCCCCGATGCCCTTTTCCCGCGCCAGGCGAACGCCCTGTTCAATATCCTGTAAGCAAGGTTCATGGGCGATAGATAGAGTGGTGACGTCAAGCTGATGCGCGCGCAGTTCCGCCAGCAAAAACTCAGCGCGTTGCAGGCTGGCGCCGTGAACCAGCAGTATCTGCGCGGAATGCCCGGCGAGCCAGGGGGCTGCGCTACGAGCAAGGCCGCGTCCAAAGCGGATATTGCCCGGTGTTAAAACGTTAAAAGGGGTCAACATGTCGGGTACCTGTTCTGGAGAAAAATCCTGCAATCCACTATACACATTATCCAGATGTACACGTGTTGCGGTTGGAGTATTGTGAAACAACCATCTCTTTTGATTGCGGAATTGCTGACAATGATAAAAATACTGGGCAAGCGCTCATCAATTAACGTGCGTAAAGTGCTGTGGACCTGTGAAGAGGCAGGGCTGGATTATCAGCAGGAAGATTATGGGAGTGGGTTCCAGTCAATCGAGACGCCTGAGTTTCGTGCCCTTAACCCGAATAGCCTGGTGCCGGTGCTGCTGGATGATGACTTTGTTTTGTGGGAGTCGAACAGTATTTGCCGCTACCTGGCGCGTAAAGCGGGGCGGGAAGACCTGCTCCCCAGCGCACCGCAGGCTGCCGCTGAGGTTGAGCACTGGATGGACTGGCAGGCGACGGAGTTTAACAATGCCTGGCGCTACGCTTTTATGGGGCTGGTGCGCAAGGATCCACGCTTTCAGGACCCGGCGGCGATTAAAGAGAGTATTGCCGCCTGGACCCGCTGCGTGCAGATCGTTAATGCGCAGCTTCAGCAGACCAGAGCATGGGTCACCGGTAGCCAGTTTACCCTCGCGGATATTGTCCTTGGCCTGTCGGTGCATCGCTGGAAAATGACGCCGTTCGCCCATCCGGAAATGGCGGAAGTCGAGCGCTGGTATATGGCGCTGAATCAGCGTTCGGCGTTTAAGCGCCATGGGAATAATGGCGTGGCGTAAATATAAAAAAGAAGCTCCAGGGAGCTTCTTTTTATCGACCAATGAGTGCCTTACCTTAGCGCATCGTCACAAATTCTTCCGATGCCGTCGGGTGAATCGCCACGGTATTATCGAAGTCTTTCTTAGTCGCGCCCATTTTCAGCGCCACCGCGAAGCCTTGCAGCATTTCGTCCATACCAAAACCGATGCCGTGAATACCGACAATCTTCTCTTCCGGGCCAACGCAGACCAGCTTCATGCGGCACGGCTGGCGGTGCGAGGTCACCGCGGTGTACATGGCGGTGAAAGAGGATTTATACACCTTCACTGCGTCATCACCGTACTGCTCGCGCGCCTGCGGCTCGGTTAAGCCGACGGTGCCGATAGGCGGATGGCTGAAGACCACGGTCGGGATGTTGCTGTAGTCCAGATGCTCGTCCGGCTTGTTGTTAAATAAGCGCTCGGAGAGACGACGACCGGCGGCAACCGCCACTGGGGTCAGCTCAACGGCACCGGTATTATCGCCAACGGCGTAAATGCCAGAAACGTTGGTATTCTGGAATTTATCGACGACGATATAGCCTTTATCGTTGGTTTTCACACCTGTAACGGCGAGGTTGAAGTTATCGTTTGCCGGTTCGCGACCAATCGCCCAAATCAGGCAGTCGACGGTCTGGCTGCGGCCATCTTCCAGCTCCAGGGTCAGGCTGCCATCGGCATTCTTGACCACCGCTTTCGGAATGGCGTTGGTGTGCAGCTGCGGGCCTTCGGCGTTCATCACTTCGACCAGCGTCTCGACGATCAGCGGATCAAAGCTGCGCAGCGGCGCGTGTTTACGCACAAACAGGTGAGTTTGTGCGCCCAGGCCATTAATCACGCCCGCCAGCTCAACGGCGATATAGCCTGCGCCAACCACCGCAACACGTTTCGGCAGCGCCGGCAGTTCGAAGAAGCCATCGGAATCGATGCCGTACTCGACGCCCGGAATATTCGGATGACTCGGACGGCCACCGGTGGCGATCAGGATATGATCGGCAGTGATCGTTTCACCATTCACTTCCACGGTTTTCGCATCGACAAAGCGCGCGAAGCCCTTAATCACATCGACTTTGTTTTTACCCAGCACGTTATCGTAAGAGGTGTGGATACGGTCGATATAGGCGCTACGGCTGGCGATCAGTTTGTCCCAGTCGAAGTTATTGATGGTGGCATCAAAGCCGTAATCCGGGCCATACAGATGGATTGCTTCGCGGATCTGCGCCGCATGCCACATGACTTTCTTCGGCACGCAGCCGACGTTCACGCAGGTGCCGCCCAGGTCTTTGGCTTCAATCAGCGCGCACTTCTGTCCATACATTGCCGCACGGTTGATGGAGGCGATGCCGCCGCTGCCGCCGCCGATAGCGATGTAGTCATAATGTTTGGTCATGGCTCTGGTCCTTATTATTGAATGGCCGCGATTGTAGCGCGAGGCGTAAAAGGTTCCACCGATGGTTGCGATTACTCTGGCACGATCCAACTGACCGTTGCGTGGCCGATACCGTTCGGTACCAGTTTCTTATGCAGCCACGGCAGCACGTTGTTCATCTGCTGCTCCAGCTTCCACGGTGGGTTGATGACGATCATCCCGGAGGCGGTCATGCCGCGCTGATCGCTGTCCGGGCGTACCGCCAGCTCAATTTGCAGAATTTTGCGAATGCCGGTGGCTTCTAACTCTTTGATCATGCGCTTAATCTGTGCTCGCAGCACCACCGGATACCACAGCGCGTAGGTACCGGTCGCAAAGCGCTTGTAGCCTTCATGAATACCGGTCACTACCGCCTGGTAGTCGCTTTTGATTTCGTAAGGCGGGTCGATAAGCACTAGCCCACGGCGAGAAACGGGCGGCAGCTTAGATTTAAGTTGCTGGTAGCCATCGGCTTTTTCCACGCGGGCGCGGTCGTCTTTCTGAAACTCGGAGCGCAGCAGCGGGAAATCGCTCGGGTGCAGCTCGGTCATCTGTAGGCTGTCATGCTCGCGCAGCAGCTGACGGGCAATCAGTGGGGAGCCCGGGTAGTAGCGCAATTGACCGCTGCGGTTGAAATGCTGGACGACGGAGATATACGGCTCCAGCTCGGCGGGCAGGTCATCCTGCTGCCAGATGCGGGCGATACCTTCAAGATATTCACCAGTACGCTCGGCGTGCTCGCCGCTCAGCTGATAGCGGCCTGCACCGGCGTGGGTATCCAGATAGAGAAACGGTTTTTCTTTCTCTTTGAGCGATTCAATGATCAGACTCTGAACGGTGTGTTTAAGGACGTCGGCGTGGTTGCCTGCGTGAAAGCTGTGGCGATAACTGAGCATGGATGTGGTGATTCCGGGAAGTAAACAAGATAACCGATAGTTTACCGCAGATCCGCCTGGATTACCGCCTCCGGCACCGGGCTGTTTCAATTACGAAAACATAACCGTGGCATAAAAACGTCAAGCAGAGGGGCTAGCGCCTTTCCCGGAGGCGGTGCTGCGCATCTGTTCGGGCTACAGGCCCGTGCGCTTTTCTGTCATTGCCCGGCGGCGCTTCGCTTGCGTGAGCCTACGGAGAACTCATAACCTGATGATATTGTGTGTTTTGTAGGCCGGGTAAGGCGCTAGCCGTCACCCGGCAAAAATACGGGCACTGTGTCTAAAACGGGTTTGTCATCAGTCTCAAGCGGGTCCTGAGACCCGCTTACTGGCTTACTTGTAGACGTCCGCGTTCGCGTGAACCGTTTTCTCGTTCTTCTCGCCTGCAATCACCACAAAATAGGTGCCGCCCAGCTCATCCGCTTTTTTCGACAGATCTTGTCTTGCATCCATCGGAGAGGTTGTTTTTGACGTCGTAATCGTACCAATTTTGGTCAGATTCAGTTTAGCCAACTCATCTTTTTGAATTTCCTTGGCAGCGAACGCGCCGAAGGACAGTGAACCAATCACCAGAGATGCAACAATACCTGTAACAAGTTTCATAGCCTCTACTCTCCATTAGGTTGTTTTTTTTAGGTCGCGGAGGCGACATGAAATAGTCAACCGCCGCAACAACCTAAGTATTGTCGGGCCCTGCGTTTTTACCATGTCCCGCTAAAAATATTTCCTGACCTGAGTCTTTAGCGCCACCAGCGTGGCGCAAAATTCCTGCGGATGAGAGATAAACGGCGCGTGGGCGGCTTTATCGAAGATGATGGATTGGCTCTGTGGCCACAACGCGTCGAGAACCGGCACGATTTTTCGCGGCACCAGACCATCCAGCCGACCGTACAGACGTAAAAACGGCAGCGTTAGCGCCGTCAGCGGCTGGCGTAAATCGGCGGTTTTGAGGATCTCCAGCCCGCCGTTTAGCACTTCTGGCGCAGGCATAGGCAGCGACAGCACCGTCTTCTTCAGCGCTCTGGCATCCTGGCGGGCGCTCTCGGTTCCCATGGTTTGCAGCGCCAGAAAACGCTCGACGGTGCGCTGAAAATCTTCACTCAGTTGCTGTTGAAAACCGCTCAGCACGTCGGGTTTGATTCCCGGCCAGCTATCGTGAGCGCTAAAACAGGG
This Klebsiella sp. RHBSTW-00484 DNA region includes the following protein-coding sequences:
- a CDS encoding alpha,alpha-trehalase; this translates as MFSQKLRNVDDDELRIENDLCYEADPYELKLDEMFDAEPEPEIIEGLPASDALTPADRYLELFAHVQKSRIFIDSKTFPDCAPKQDPLDILIHYRRVRRTPDFDLRQFVEEHFWLPDDRAEDYVSDPKRSLKEHIDNLWPILTREPQDHIPWSSLLALPQSYIVPGGRFSETYYWDSYFTMLGLAESGREDLLKCMADNFAWMIEMYGHIPNGNRTYYLSRSQPPVFALMVELFEEDGVRGAKRYLDHLQMEYRFWMDGAESLIPNQAYRHVVRMPDGSLLNRYWDDRDTPRDESWREDVETAKRSGRPPNEVYRDLRAGAESGWDYSSRWLRDVTRLASIRTTQFIPIDLNALLFKLENTIANLSGLKGDRETEAAFRQKANDRRAAVTRYLWDDESGCFRDYDWRREQLALFSAASIVALYVGMATHEQADQLADAVRARLLTPGGIMATEYESGEQWDKPNGWAPLQWMAVQGFKMYGQDPLGDEIAQSWLQTVNHYYKRHHKLIEKYHIASATPHEGGGGEYPLQDGFGWTNGVVRRLIGLYGEPS
- a CDS encoding iron-containing alcohol dehydrogenase, translated to MLTPFNVLTPGNIRFGRGLARSAAPWLAGHSAQILLVHGASLQRAEFLLAELRAHQLDVTTLSIAHEPCLQDIEQGVRLAREKGIGAVVSLGGGAVIDAGKAIAALVPAQGAALEYLEVVGTGRVLEANPLPFVAIPTTAGTGAEVTKNAVINVPEQQRKVSLRDDRMLPDLAIVDPSLTDNAPRAVTLASGLDAITQVIEPYLCTRTNPFTDALCRETIPRGIKALKTLMEKECPDSRDEMAWVSLCGGLALANAGLGVIHGLAGPLGGLSNAAHGALCGSLLPFGLALNEAQISDEKIKQRFAEVRQWLAAGLDVEPSNAWESLREWSQRAGLGNLHDLGVPRDALEPAALAASSSSSMKANPVMLTSEQLLEMLEAAWE
- a CDS encoding glutathione S-transferase family protein; amino-acid sequence: MIKILGKRSSINVRKVLWTCEEAGLDYQQEDYGSGFQSIETPEFRALNPNSLVPVLLDDDFVLWESNSICRYLARKAGREDLLPSAPQAAAEVEHWMDWQATEFNNAWRYAFMGLVRKDPRFQDPAAIKESIAAWTRCVQIVNAQLQQTRAWVTGSQFTLADIVLGLSVHRWKMTPFAHPEMAEVERWYMALNQRSAFKRHGNNGVA
- the gorA gene encoding glutathione-disulfide reductase, which encodes MTKHYDYIAIGGGSGGIASINRAAMYGQKCALIEAKDLGGTCVNVGCVPKKVMWHAAQIREAIHLYGPDYGFDATINNFDWDKLIASRSAYIDRIHTSYDNVLGKNKVDVIKGFARFVDAKTVEVNGETITADHILIATGGRPSHPNIPGVEYGIDSDGFFELPALPKRVAVVGAGYIAVELAGVINGLGAQTHLFVRKHAPLRSFDPLIVETLVEVMNAEGPQLHTNAIPKAVVKNADGSLTLELEDGRSQTVDCLIWAIGREPANDNFNLAVTGVKTNDKGYIVVDKFQNTNVSGIYAVGDNTGAVELTPVAVAAGRRLSERLFNNKPDEHLDYSNIPTVVFSHPPIGTVGLTEPQAREQYGDDAVKVYKSSFTAMYTAVTSHRQPCRMKLVCVGPEEKIVGIHGIGFGMDEMLQGFAVALKMGATKKDFDNTVAIHPTASEEFVTMR
- a CDS encoding 23S rRNA (adenine(2030)-N(6))-methyltransferase RlmJ, yielding MLSYRHSFHAGNHADVLKHTVQSLIIESLKEKEKPFLYLDTHAGAGRYQLSGEHAERTGEYLEGIARIWQQDDLPAELEPYISVVQHFNRSGQLRYYPGSPLIARQLLREHDSLQMTELHPSDFPLLRSEFQKDDRARVEKADGYQQLKSKLPPVSRRGLVLIDPPYEIKSDYQAVVTGIHEGYKRFATGTYALWYPVVLRAQIKRMIKELEATGIRKILQIELAVRPDSDQRGMTASGMIVINPPWKLEQQMNNVLPWLHKKLVPNGIGHATVSWIVPE
- a CDS encoding YdgH/BhsA/McbA-like domain containing protein produces the protein MKLVTGIVASLVIGSLSFGAFAAKEIQKDELAKLNLTKIGTITTSKTTSPMDARQDLSKKADELGGTYFVVIAGEKNEKTVHANADVYK